One genomic window of Tatumella citrea includes the following:
- the ansP gene encoding L-asparagine permease, protein MKNTKKTAEELRAARRKWLNSHDSGYRKEMGNRQVQMIAIGGAIGTGLFLGAGSRLQAAGPALALVYLVCGIFSFFILRALGELVMHRPSSGSFVSYAREFMGEKASFVAGWMYFVNWAMTGIVDITAVALYMHYWGAFGDIPQWVIALAALALVGTMNMIGVKWFAEMEFWFALVKVLAIVIFLIVGVVFLGSGKPLDGVQTGFHLISDNGGIFPHGLLAALVLIQGVVFAFASIEFVGTAAGECKNPKIMVPKAINSVIWRIGLFYVGSVVLLVLLLPWNAYQAGQSPFVTFFSKLGVPYIGSIMNIVVLTAALSSLNSGLYTTGRILRSMSMGGSAPKFMSKMSRQQVPFAGILVTIGVYVIGVVLNYYVPSQVFEIVLNFASLGIVCSWAFIVLCQLKLRQAIKEGKADDISFKLPGAPFTSWLTLLFLFSVIVLMAFDYPTGTYTVASIPLIIILLIIGWYGVRKRVQAITARQHDDIQHDAE, encoded by the coding sequence ATGAAAAATACAAAAAAAACAGCTGAAGAGCTACGTGCGGCAAGACGCAAATGGCTTAATTCACATGACAGCGGCTACCGTAAAGAGATGGGTAACCGCCAGGTTCAAATGATTGCAATTGGTGGTGCAATTGGTACCGGGTTATTTCTGGGGGCTGGTTCCCGTTTACAAGCGGCAGGACCGGCACTTGCGTTAGTGTATCTGGTATGCGGTATCTTCTCTTTCTTTATTCTGCGAGCTCTGGGTGAGCTGGTTATGCACCGTCCATCCAGTGGGAGTTTTGTCTCATATGCCCGTGAATTTATGGGAGAGAAAGCCTCGTTTGTTGCAGGGTGGATGTACTTTGTTAACTGGGCAATGACCGGAATTGTGGATATTACGGCAGTTGCACTTTACATGCATTACTGGGGAGCTTTTGGTGATATTCCACAGTGGGTGATAGCTCTGGCGGCCCTGGCTCTGGTGGGTACCATGAACATGATCGGTGTAAAGTGGTTCGCCGAAATGGAATTCTGGTTCGCTCTGGTAAAAGTGCTGGCTATCGTTATTTTCCTGATTGTCGGTGTCGTGTTCCTGGGAAGCGGTAAACCTCTGGATGGCGTACAGACCGGCTTCCATCTGATCAGTGATAATGGGGGGATTTTCCCTCACGGCCTGTTAGCGGCGCTGGTACTGATTCAGGGGGTTGTCTTTGCCTTCGCTTCTATCGAATTCGTTGGCACTGCGGCTGGTGAATGTAAAAATCCGAAGATTATGGTCCCGAAAGCCATTAACAGCGTTATCTGGCGTATCGGCCTGTTTTATGTGGGTTCAGTGGTACTGCTGGTATTGCTGTTACCATGGAATGCATATCAGGCGGGGCAAAGTCCGTTCGTGACTTTCTTCTCTAAGCTGGGTGTTCCCTACATCGGCAGTATCATGAATATTGTGGTACTGACAGCGGCCTTGTCCAGCCTGAACTCAGGTCTGTACACTACCGGTCGTATTTTACGCTCAATGTCGATGGGCGGTTCTGCACCGAAATTTATGTCTAAGATGAGCCGCCAGCAGGTACCTTTCGCCGGTATCCTGGTAACTATCGGAGTCTACGTCATTGGGGTTGTCCTGAACTATTATGTACCGAGCCAGGTCTTCGAAATCGTGCTGAATTTCGCGTCTCTGGGTATCGTTTGTTCGTGGGCATTCATCGTGCTTTGCCAGCTGAAACTACGTCAGGCTATTAAAGAAGGCAAAGCGGATGATATCAGCTTCAAATTACCGGGGGCACCGTTTACCTCCTGGCTGACGTTGCTGTTCCTGTTTAGCGTTATTGTGCTGATGGCATTTGATTACCCTACCGGGACATATACCGTTGCGTCTATTCCGCTGATTATCATTCTGCTGATTATTGGCTGGTATGGTGTTCGCAAACGGGTGCAGGCCATTACTGCACGGCAGCATGATGACATTCAACATGATGCTGAATAG
- a CDS encoding ArsC family reductase, translating into MNSDTPSRLTMYGIKNCDTIRKARRFLEDQGVEYHFHDYRADGLDSTLLRTFIDTLGYKTLLNTRGTTWRKLSEETRAAVTDNQSAMQVMLENPAVIKRPLLCAANNAMLTGFDPAAYQTFIQENL; encoded by the coding sequence ATGAACAGTGATACCCCCTCCCGCCTGACGATGTATGGCATTAAAAATTGCGATACGATTCGTAAAGCCCGACGTTTCCTGGAAGATCAGGGCGTGGAATACCATTTTCACGATTACCGGGCCGACGGACTGGACAGTACGCTGTTGCGTACCTTTATTGATACTCTGGGCTATAAAACCCTGCTGAATACCCGCGGAACCACCTGGCGTAAACTGTCGGAAGAGACCCGGGCAGCCGTTACCGATAATCAGAGCGCCATGCAGGTAATGCTGGAAAATCCTGCTGTGATTAAACGTCCGCTGCTGTGTGCAGCAAACAATGCCATGCTGACCGGCTTTGACCCGGCCGCCTACCAGACGTTTATCCAGGAGAATCTCTGA
- the dapE gene encoding succinyl-diaminopimelate desuccinylase, giving the protein MFCPVIELTQQLIRCPSVSPEDAGCQALLIDRLQAIGFKIEQMNFGDTRNFWATRGEGETLAFAGHTDVVPPGEARHWINPPFEPTIRDGMLFGRGAADMKGSLAAMVVAAERFVTMHPYHRGRLAFLITSDEEASGINGTVKVVEALMARKERMDYCLVGEPSSTEVVGDVVKNGRRGSITANLTVHGVQGHVAYPHLADNPVHRAMPALNELVATQWDNGNEFFPPTSMQIANVQAGTGSNNVIPGDLFVQFNFRFSTELTDTMIREQVEALLNRHQLRYSLEWNLSGQPFLTAQGKLVNAVVKAVQHYNEIKPQLLTTGGTSDGRFIARMGTQVVELGPVNATIHKINECVKASDLQLLSRMYQRIMDQLVA; this is encoded by the coding sequence ATGTTTTGTCCGGTAATTGAGCTTACACAACAACTGATACGTTGCCCTTCAGTCAGCCCGGAAGATGCGGGTTGCCAGGCGTTGCTGATCGACAGATTGCAGGCAATTGGCTTTAAGATTGAGCAAATGAATTTTGGTGACACCCGTAATTTTTGGGCGACCCGCGGAGAAGGCGAAACTCTGGCGTTTGCCGGCCATACGGACGTAGTGCCACCAGGCGAAGCACGCCACTGGATTAATCCCCCTTTTGAACCGACGATCCGTGACGGTATGTTGTTTGGTCGTGGCGCAGCGGATATGAAAGGATCGCTGGCAGCCATGGTGGTCGCAGCAGAACGCTTTGTCACTATGCACCCTTACCACCGCGGTCGTCTGGCCTTTCTGATCACTTCTGACGAAGAAGCCAGTGGCATCAACGGCACAGTGAAAGTCGTTGAAGCTCTGATGGCCCGCAAGGAACGGATGGATTACTGTCTGGTCGGGGAACCCTCCAGTACTGAAGTGGTTGGCGATGTGGTCAAAAATGGCCGTCGAGGTTCCATCACTGCAAATCTGACCGTACACGGGGTACAGGGCCATGTTGCTTATCCGCATCTTGCCGATAATCCGGTGCACCGTGCCATGCCGGCACTGAATGAGTTGGTTGCGACACAGTGGGATAACGGCAACGAATTTTTCCCGCCAACCAGCATGCAAATTGCCAATGTCCAGGCGGGGACAGGTAGCAACAATGTGATCCCGGGGGATCTGTTTGTTCAGTTTAACTTCCGGTTCAGTACCGAACTGACCGACACCATGATTCGTGAACAGGTTGAAGCACTACTGAATCGCCACCAGCTCCGCTACAGTCTGGAGTGGAATTTATCCGGTCAACCTTTCCTGACTGCACAAGGTAAACTGGTAAATGCGGTAGTTAAGGCCGTTCAGCACTATAATGAGATTAAGCCTCAGCTGCTGACCACCGGAGGTACCTCTGATGGCCGGTTTATTGCCCGAATGGGCACACAGGTGGTTGAACTGGGGCCGGTAAATGCCACGATCCACAAAATCAATGAGTGTGTAAAAGCATCCGATCTGCAACTGCTGAGCCGGATGTATCAACGGATCATGGATCAACTTGTTGCCTGA
- a CDS encoding YpfN family protein, with the protein MEWLKHYWWVIVILFMIGILMNVYKDLKRVDPKKYLDNKPELPPHRDFNDKWDDDDDWPAKK; encoded by the coding sequence ATGGAATGGTTGAAACACTATTGGTGGGTCATTGTTATCCTGTTTATGATCGGAATTCTGATGAACGTTTATAAAGATTTGAAACGTGTCGATCCGAAAAAATATCTGGATAACAAACCCGAACTGCCCCCACATCGTGATTTTAACGATAAGTGGGACGATGATGATGACTGGCCGGCTAAAAAGTAA
- the ypfH gene encoding esterase translates to MDIEQVVVQSPAGPGTQLFLLFHRSGDNPAAMAQIGRWFAQAFPQSHVVSVGGPHQLMTGGSEWFSEQDCSTTLRQNDIDKVMPQFTRLVKEWQIQTGVTAAATALIGFSQGGTMILEALKTIPDLAGRAVVLSGSYNTPPVAVSLAATFHLIHGDEDEVIPYQKAEQAAEWITGAGGDVTLDCVEDLPHAIDEKSLQLAINHLKYTIPKRYFDEALSGGTPGQDDVIPMI, encoded by the coding sequence ATGGATATTGAACAGGTAGTTGTGCAGTCACCCGCAGGCCCGGGGACTCAGCTGTTTTTATTATTTCATCGCAGTGGTGATAATCCTGCTGCAATGGCCCAGATTGGCCGGTGGTTTGCACAGGCATTCCCGCAGTCACACGTGGTCTCTGTCGGTGGTCCTCATCAACTGATGACCGGAGGCAGCGAATGGTTTAGTGAACAGGACTGTTCGACCACTCTGAGACAAAATGATATCGATAAGGTCATGCCGCAATTCACCCGACTGGTTAAGGAGTGGCAAATTCAGACCGGAGTGACGGCCGCAGCAACAGCATTAATCGGATTTTCTCAGGGAGGAACTATGATCCTTGAGGCCCTGAAAACCATTCCCGATTTGGCTGGCAGGGCAGTGGTATTGTCAGGAAGCTATAATACACCGCCGGTGGCTGTTTCTCTGGCTGCGACTTTCCATCTGATACATGGTGATGAAGATGAAGTCATCCCCTATCAGAAGGCGGAGCAGGCGGCAGAATGGATAACCGGGGCAGGGGGAGATGTGACTCTGGATTGTGTGGAAGATTTACCTCATGCCATCGATGAGAAAAGCCTGCAACTGGCAATTAATCATCTGAAATACACGATCCCAAAGCGTTATTTCGATGAGGCGTTGAGTGGCGGTACTCCGGGGCAGGATGATGTCATCCCGATGATCTAA
- a CDS encoding tRNA(Met) cytidine acetyltransferase TmcA, giving the protein MTNWQSGSELMRRAGVRRICVICGSDDWVITAASDIRQSMSGDWLTVSPDPQAPSPCLLPSAVKGLLGREFMHAIFDARQGFHAEALACLAGTLLPGSWLLLLLPPVEQWGRRLCQDSLRWADTSQAIAAPYFMQHLKTVLGSDSDISYWHQHQLPDIRPLAVTACWHSSAGEQQSVILQQLQALPGGVAVVTAPRGRGKSALAGMLAKSRPGTLITAPAKTSVDVLRQYAGETFCFVAPDALLADPPSDGDWLIVDEAAAIPAPVLRQMISHFRHVLLVTTVQGYEGTGRGFLLKFCASLPEVQFFSLSEPLRWAADDPLERMINRLFLFDEEIVPLSENHREIHRLPQDCWQTSVEKARAVYQLLSSAHYRTTPLDLRRMMDAPGMHFWLAETATEIHGALWLLEEGGLSRLLSEAVWAGFRRPKGNLVAQSLAAHGGFPEAAMMRSLRISRVAVHPQVRRQGIGRALVSTVISDAGSDCDYLSVSFGLTDELWQFWYSCGFRLVRIGNQREASSGCYTAMAVLPLSDRAMHFTRQAEHRLQRNLASGASSWLAELPSGVCQSTEPDMDPLNEADWQELAGFAWGNRPFETSYPVLMRLRALSSHPPTLLEACDGAEVQNQSIVAAGGRKAWLQQLRQQIARQLTNLDPQQSVQWQQKLEQLRKI; this is encoded by the coding sequence ATGACCAACTGGCAATCTGGTAGTGAACTGATGCGCCGGGCGGGAGTCCGGCGCATTTGCGTTATCTGCGGCAGTGATGACTGGGTTATCACTGCCGCCAGCGATATCCGGCAATCAATGTCCGGTGACTGGCTGACTGTCAGTCCGGATCCACAGGCTCCTTCTCCTTGTTTACTCCCTTCAGCGGTTAAAGGTCTGCTGGGCCGTGAGTTTATGCATGCTATTTTCGATGCGAGGCAGGGTTTTCATGCAGAAGCACTGGCCTGCCTTGCCGGAACGTTGTTACCTGGCAGCTGGTTGCTGTTATTATTACCACCTGTGGAGCAATGGGGCCGTCGTCTCTGCCAGGACAGTTTGCGCTGGGCGGACACGTCTCAGGCAATTGCAGCCCCTTATTTTATGCAACACTTAAAGACTGTTCTGGGCAGCGACAGCGATATTAGTTACTGGCATCAGCATCAGTTACCGGATATCCGTCCGCTGGCTGTGACCGCTTGTTGGCACTCCTCAGCCGGTGAGCAACAAAGTGTTATTCTGCAGCAACTGCAGGCACTTCCGGGGGGAGTTGCAGTTGTAACAGCACCTCGTGGCAGAGGAAAATCTGCACTGGCTGGCATGCTGGCCAAAAGCCGTCCGGGGACATTGATTACTGCACCGGCAAAAACCTCTGTTGATGTGTTGAGACAGTATGCGGGAGAAACATTTTGTTTTGTCGCTCCTGATGCATTACTTGCCGATCCGCCATCTGACGGTGACTGGCTGATTGTTGATGAAGCCGCAGCTATTCCTGCGCCTGTATTGCGGCAAATGATTAGCCACTTCCGGCATGTTTTATTAGTGACTACGGTACAGGGTTATGAAGGCACGGGCCGGGGATTCCTGCTGAAATTCTGTGCCTCATTGCCTGAGGTACAATTCTTTAGTTTGTCTGAGCCTTTACGCTGGGCCGCAGACGATCCGCTGGAGCGGATGATTAACCGGCTGTTTTTGTTTGATGAAGAGATTGTGCCCCTGTCTGAAAATCACCGGGAGATACACCGGTTGCCGCAGGATTGCTGGCAGACGTCGGTGGAAAAAGCCCGGGCTGTATATCAGTTGTTAAGCAGTGCTCATTACCGGACGACTCCGCTGGATCTACGCCGGATGATGGATGCACCCGGTATGCATTTCTGGCTGGCAGAAACAGCCACTGAGATCCACGGAGCATTATGGTTGCTTGAAGAGGGAGGGCTCAGCCGCTTGCTCAGTGAAGCCGTATGGGCAGGTTTCCGTCGTCCCAAGGGTAATCTGGTCGCTCAGTCGCTGGCAGCCCATGGCGGTTTTCCTGAGGCGGCGATGATGCGCTCATTGCGTATTAGCCGGGTGGCTGTTCATCCACAGGTCAGAAGACAAGGTATTGGCAGAGCCCTGGTCAGCACGGTGATCAGCGATGCTGGTTCTGACTGTGATTACTTGTCGGTAAGTTTCGGGCTGACCGACGAACTTTGGCAGTTCTGGTACTCCTGCGGATTTCGCCTGGTCAGAATTGGTAACCAGCGGGAGGCCAGCAGCGGGTGTTATACCGCCATGGCAGTATTGCCATTAAGTGACAGAGCAATGCATTTTACCAGGCAGGCTGAACATCGATTGCAGAGGAATCTGGCGTCTGGCGCATCCTCATGGCTTGCCGAATTACCATCAGGTGTTTGTCAGTCAACAGAGCCGGATATGGATCCGTTGAATGAAGCTGACTGGCAGGAGCTGGCCGGATTTGCCTGGGGTAACCGACCATTTGAAACCTCATATCCGGTACTGATGCGGCTACGTGCCTTATCTTCACACCCTCCGACATTGCTGGAGGCGTGCGACGGCGCTGAAGTACAGAATCAAAGTATTGTGGCAGCCGGTGGGCGTAAAGCCTGGTTGCAGCAATTAAGACAGCAGATTGCCCGGCAATTAACCAACCTTGACCCTCAACAGTCTGTACAGTGGCAGCAGAAGCTGGAACAGTTGCGGAAAATTTGA